One window of the Manihot esculenta cultivar AM560-2 chromosome 14, M.esculenta_v8, whole genome shotgun sequence genome contains the following:
- the LOC110599817 gene encoding uncharacterized protein LOC110599817, with amino-acid sequence MADWGPVLIAVVLFVLLTPGLLFQIPGRNRVVEFGSMQTSGASIVVHAIIYFGLITIFLIAIGVHVYTG; translated from the coding sequence ATGGCAGATTGGGGACCGGTGTTAATAGCAGTGGTGCTTTTTGTGCTGTTAACGCCAGGGCTGTTGTTTCAGATACCTGGAAGGAATAGGGTGGTTGAGTTTGGGAGCATGCAGACCAGCGGCGCTTCTATTGTTGTTCATGCTATTATCTATTTTGGCCTCATCACTATCTTCCTAATTGCCATTGGCGTCCACGTCTATACTGGCTAG
- the LOC110599816 gene encoding truncated transcription factor CAULIFLOWER D isoform X1: MGRGRVELKRIENPTSRQVTFSKRRNGLLKKAFELSVLCDAEVCLLIFSPTGKAYQFASHEVDRTIARYRREVGLIGLNDQHSRSSEFWRSEIEELERTIETLETRLKHFCGEDISVLGMKELKQLERQLKTGVERIRSKKRRIIMDHINFLKRKHRALQEANTLLQKRIKLHELSEASIGSRILDSNPFDAFQQRAVNDGILH, translated from the exons ATGGGGAGAGGGAGAGTAGAGCTGAAGAGAATAGAGAACCCAAcaagcagacaggtgacctttTCAAAGAGAAGAAATGGCCTTCTAAAGAAAGCTTTCGAGCTTTCAGTTCTTTGTGATGCCGAAGTTTGCTTGCTTATCTTCTCTCCCACTGGAAAGGCTTACCAGTTTGCAAGCCATGA AGTGGATAGGACCATTGCTAGGTACCGCAGGGAGGTGGGACTAATAGGGTTAAATGACCAGCACTCCAGATCCTCGGAG TTTTGGAGAAGTGAGATTGAAGAGTTAGAGAGAACAATAGAAACTCTGGAAACAAGACTCAA GCACTTCTGTGGAGAAGATATATCAGTTTTGGGCATGAAAGAGTTAAAACAACTCGAGAGACAATTAAAGACTGGGGTTGAGCGCATCCGCTCTAAGAAG AGGCGCATTATTATGGACCACATCAACTTTCTCAAGAGAAAG CATAGAGCCCTGCAAGAAGCGAATACTCTCCTCCAGAAAAGA ATTAAGTTGCATGAACTGAGTGAAGCAAGCATAGGTTCGAGAATTCTGGACTCAAATCCTTTTGATGCATTTCAGCAAAG GGCTGTTAATGATGGGATTCTCCATTAA
- the LOC110600402 gene encoding gamma carbonic anhydrase-like 2, mitochondrial: protein MATALARISRKALITTIFPHRTLLHRTFTVEASTKSITPSADRVKWDYRGQRQLIPLGQWLPKVAVDAYVAPNVVLAGQVTVWDGASVWSGSVLRGDLNKITVGFCSNVQERCVIHAAWNSPTGLPAETSIERFVTIGAYSLLRSCTIEPECIIGQHSILMEGSLVETHSILEAGSVVPPGRRIPTGELWAGNPARFVRALTHEETLEIPKLAVAINDLSKNHFSEFLPYSTVYLEVEKLKKKLGIAI from the exons ATGGCGACTGCCCTAGCCCGCATCTCCCGAAAAGCCCTAATCACTACTATCTTCCCACACCGGACTCTCCTTCATCGAACCTTCACCGTAGAGGCATCAACCAAATCGATAACGCCGTCAGCCGATCGAGTCAAGTGGGACTACCGAGGCCAGAGGCAGTTAATCCCGTTGGGTCAGTGGCTCCCCAAGGTTGCCGTCGATGCCTACGTGGCACCCAACGTCGTCCTAGCTGGTCAGGTCACTgtctgggatggagcttcagtTTGGAGTGGATCGGTCCTACGGGGCGATCTCAACAAGATCACAGTTGGGTTCTGCTCTAATGTTCAAGAGCGTTGCGTCATTCATGCCGCTTGGAACTCGCCTACAG GACTGCCGGCGGAGACATCCATTGAAAGGTTTGTGACAATTGGTGCATATAGTCTCTTGCGGTCCTGCACAATTGAGCCAGAATGCATCATTGGACAGCACTCTATCCTTATGGAAGGTTCTTTGGTGGAGACTCACTCAATCCTTGAAGCAGGGTCTGTAGTTCCCCCAGGGAGGAGAATTCCAACCGGTGAACTTTGGGCAGGAAATCCAGCAAGGTTTGTGAGGGCTTTGACTCATGAAGAGACTTTAGAAATCCCTAAACTTGCTGTTGCAATTAACGATCTCAGCAAGAACCATTTCTCAGAGTTCCTCCCTTACTCCACAGTATATTTAGAGGTTGAGAAGCTGAAGAAGAAGTTAGGTATTGCTATCTAA
- the LOC122721687 gene encoding squamosa promoter-binding-like protein 13A yields MDWNLKATSWDLTEFKQEAIPNIDAFQRTSSEEFSVDLKLGRVGSNSNDESTNQWKQPRVSKTESSPSISTKRARATNGTQAAFCLVDGCSSDLSNCRDYHRRHKVCELHSKSPQVTIGGLKQRFCQQCSRFHSLEEFDEGKRSCRKRLDGHNRRRRKPQPDLLTRPGSFLSNYKGTLRLPYPSPHVYPSTTMVSPTWSGVVNNDADASTHFSLQQEMHMLGKQNLCFGSSLSSSYKLGWKQFPFLEVDKPPTFNRQTTSSPPRPSHEAFICQPLLRNIPLSESGGAGSYSIFCDRLTTTTQVQDSDCALSLLSSTQTQTSENHMILQPNSIPLVLPMDPMDSVLVSNHRDEDSPWSSGSKSSQTLPFNWE; encoded by the exons ATGGACTGGAACCTGAAGGCAACTTCTTGGGATTTAACTGAATTCAAGCAAGAAGCTATTCCAAATATTGACGCATTTCAAAGGACTAGCAGTGAGGAATTTTCGGTTGATCTGAAACTTGGTAGAGTCGGTAGTAATTCAAATGACGAATCTACAAATCAGTGGAAGCAGCCTAGAGTCTCAAAGACGGAATCTTCGCCGTCAATATCAACGAAAAGGGCACGAGCAACTAATGGAACTCAGGCAGCGTTTTGCCTTGTTGATGGATGCAGTTCAGACCTTAGCAACTGTAGAGACTACCATAGGCGTCATAAGGTCTGTGAGCTTCACTCCAAGTCTCCACAAGTTACTATAGGAGGTCTAAAGCAACGGTTCTGCCAGCAATGTAGCAG GTTCCATTCATTAGAGGAATTTGATGAAGGGAAAAGAAGCTGCAGGAAACGTCTTGATGGACACAATCGGCGACGAAGGAAGCCTCAGCCAGACCTCCTAACACGTCCTGGAAGCTTTTTGTCCAATTACAAAG GGACACTAAGGTTGCCATACCCCAGTCCACATGtttatccatccacaacaatggTGAGTCCTACTTGGTCTGGAGTTGTTAATAACGACGCGGATGCTAGTACCCACTTCAGTCTTCAACAAGAAATGCATATGCTTGGCAAACAGAATCTCTGCTTTGGATCCTCCCTGAGCAGCAGCTACAAATTGGGATGGAAGCAATTCCCATTTTTGGAAGTTGACAAACCTCCTACTTTTAACCGTCAGACTACATCGTCTCCTCCTCGTCCTTCACATGAAGCTTTCATCTGCCAGCCGCTTCTGAGGAACATTCCACTGTCAGAAAGCGGCGGTGCTGGTAGCTACAGCATATTCTGTGACAGGctaacaacaacaacacaagtCCAGGACTCGGATTGTGCTCTCTCTCTTCTGTCATCAACTCAAACGCAGACATCTGAGAACCACATGATACTGCAGCCTAACTCAATCCCCTTAGTGCTCCCCATGGACCCAATGGACTCGGTTCTGGTGTCCAACCACAGGGATGAAGATTCTCCTTGGTCCTCCGGAAGCAAATCCTCTCAAACGCTTCCATTTAATTGGGAGTAA
- the LOC110599816 gene encoding truncated transcription factor CAULIFLOWER D isoform X2: MGRGRVELKRIENPTSRQVTFSKRRNGLLKKAFELSVLCDAEVCLLIFSPTGKAYQFASHEVDRTIARYRREVGLIGLNDQHSRSSEFWRSEIEELERTIETLETRLKHFCGEDISVLGMKELKQLERQLKTGVERIRSKKRRIIMDHINFLKRKHRALQEANTLLQKRLHELSEASIGSRILDSNPFDAFQQRAVNDGILH, translated from the exons ATGGGGAGAGGGAGAGTAGAGCTGAAGAGAATAGAGAACCCAAcaagcagacaggtgacctttTCAAAGAGAAGAAATGGCCTTCTAAAGAAAGCTTTCGAGCTTTCAGTTCTTTGTGATGCCGAAGTTTGCTTGCTTATCTTCTCTCCCACTGGAAAGGCTTACCAGTTTGCAAGCCATGA AGTGGATAGGACCATTGCTAGGTACCGCAGGGAGGTGGGACTAATAGGGTTAAATGACCAGCACTCCAGATCCTCGGAG TTTTGGAGAAGTGAGATTGAAGAGTTAGAGAGAACAATAGAAACTCTGGAAACAAGACTCAA GCACTTCTGTGGAGAAGATATATCAGTTTTGGGCATGAAAGAGTTAAAACAACTCGAGAGACAATTAAAGACTGGGGTTGAGCGCATCCGCTCTAAGAAG AGGCGCATTATTATGGACCACATCAACTTTCTCAAGAGAAAG CATAGAGCCCTGCAAGAAGCGAATACTCTCCTCCAGAAAAGA TTGCATGAACTGAGTGAAGCAAGCATAGGTTCGAGAATTCTGGACTCAAATCCTTTTGATGCATTTCAGCAAAG GGCTGTTAATGATGGGATTCTCCATTAA